The following proteins are co-located in the Frigidibacter mobilis genome:
- a CDS encoding alpha/beta hydrolase, which produces MRDWDDAYANGAYIPDAGGFVPRWQAEAAAFRREVAGSARLDIAYGAGPRARLDLFLPEGAPRGLCVLVHGGYWKAFDKSVWSHLAAGARARGWAVALPSYPLAPEARLSQITAAVAEAITVAAGLVPGPLRLAGHSAGGHLVARMVCAETPLPEAVAARVEHVLSLSGVHDLRPLLATQMNATLGLTLAEARAESPALAEPLAGTRLTAWVGAQERPEFRRQSALIANAWAGFDTETRLVEAPGRHHFDVIADLALPGSDLTRAFAGA; this is translated from the coding sequence ATGCGCGACTGGGACGATGCCTATGCCAACGGAGCCTATATCCCGGATGCCGGGGGCTTCGTGCCCCGCTGGCAGGCCGAGGCGGCGGCGTTCCGAAGGGAGGTGGCCGGGTCGGCCCGGCTCGACATCGCCTATGGCGCGGGCCCGCGTGCGCGGCTCGACCTGTTCCTGCCGGAGGGTGCGCCGCGCGGGCTCTGCGTCCTCGTGCATGGCGGCTACTGGAAAGCCTTCGACAAGTCGGTCTGGTCGCATCTGGCGGCAGGGGCGCGGGCGCGGGGATGGGCGGTCGCCCTGCCCTCCTACCCGCTGGCCCCGGAGGCGCGGCTCTCGCAGATCACTGCCGCCGTCGCCGAGGCGATCACCGTCGCCGCGGGATTGGTGCCGGGGCCGCTGCGGCTGGCGGGGCATTCGGCGGGCGGACATCTCGTGGCGCGGATGGTCTGTGCCGAGACGCCCTTGCCGGAAGCGGTGGCGGCACGGGTGGAGCATGTGCTGAGCCTCAGCGGCGTGCATGACCTGCGCCCGCTGCTGGCAACGCAGATGAACGCGACCCTTGGTCTGACGTTGGCCGAAGCGCGGGCCGAGAGCCCTGCCCTTGCCGAACCCCTCGCCGGCACCCGACTGACCGCCTGGGTGGGGGCGCAGGAGCGGCCCGAGTTCCGCCGCCAGTCGGCGCTGATCGCCAATGCCTGGGCCGGGTTCGACACCGAGACCAGGCTTGTCGAGGCGCCCGGCCGCCACCATTTCGACGTGATCGCGGATCTGGCGCTGCCCGGCAGCGACCTGACACGCGCCTTCGCGGGGGCGTGA
- a CDS encoding ABC transporter substrate-binding protein, protein MKSTVKASGAIALAALLASTAMVQAQSLAELEAAAKAEGMLTTIALPHDWCGYGSVIEGFKAKYPEITVNELNPDAGSADELEAIRANKDNTGPQAPDVIDVGLAFGPQAQAEGLLMPYKVSTWDEIPAEVKDADGHWYGDYYGVMSFMVNKDLVPNTPTDWADLLKPEYANSVALAGDPRASNQAILAVLAAGMSTGAEAGTASGGAGLTYFAEMNKAGNFVPVIGKAGTLAQGATPIVVMWDYNALAARDTLAGNPPVDVVVPATGVLAGVYVQGISAYAPHPNAAKLWMEYLYSDEGQLGWLKGYCHPARFNAMAADGKIPQDLLDALPPAESYEAAYFPTLAEQDANKSAVTAGWDSVVGANVQ, encoded by the coding sequence ATGAAATCGACCGTGAAAGCGTCGGGCGCCATTGCCCTCGCCGCGCTGCTGGCCTCGACCGCGATGGTCCAGGCCCAGTCGCTGGCCGAGCTTGAAGCCGCCGCCAAAGCCGAAGGCATGCTGACCACCATCGCCCTGCCGCATGACTGGTGCGGCTATGGCTCCGTGATCGAGGGCTTCAAGGCGAAGTATCCGGAAATCACCGTGAACGAGCTGAACCCCGACGCGGGTTCCGCGGATGAACTGGAAGCCATCCGCGCCAACAAGGACAACACCGGCCCGCAGGCGCCGGACGTTATCGACGTGGGCCTGGCATTCGGTCCGCAGGCGCAGGCCGAAGGGCTGCTGATGCCTTACAAGGTCTCGACCTGGGACGAGATCCCGGCCGAAGTGAAAGATGCCGATGGCCACTGGTATGGCGACTATTACGGCGTGATGTCGTTCATGGTGAACAAGGATCTGGTCCCCAACACCCCGACCGACTGGGCCGACCTTCTGAAGCCGGAATACGCCAACTCGGTCGCGCTGGCGGGTGATCCGCGGGCCTCGAACCAGGCGATCCTTGCGGTTCTGGCCGCCGGCATGTCGACCGGCGCCGAAGCCGGCACCGCCTCGGGCGGAGCCGGGCTGACCTACTTTGCCGAAATGAACAAGGCGGGCAACTTCGTTCCCGTCATCGGCAAGGCCGGCACCCTGGCCCAGGGCGCGACGCCGATCGTCGTGATGTGGGACTACAACGCGCTGGCCGCCCGTGACACGCTGGCCGGCAACCCGCCGGTCGACGTCGTGGTTCCGGCCACCGGCGTTCTGGCCGGTGTCTATGTGCAGGGGATCAGCGCCTATGCGCCGCACCCGAATGCCGCGAAACTGTGGATGGAATACCTCTATTCGGATGAAGGTCAGCTTGGCTGGCTGAAAGGCTACTGCCACCCGGCCCGCTTCAACGCGATGGCCGCCGACGGCAAGATCCCGCAAGACCTGTTGGACGCGCTGCCGCCGGCGGAATCCTACGAGGCCGCCTACTTCCCGACGCTTGCCGAGCAGGACGCGAACAAGTCCGCCGTCACCGCCGGGTGGGACAGCGTTGTCGGTGCCAACGTCCAGTAA
- a CDS encoding RBBP9/YdeN family alpha/beta hydrolase → MTKTLIIPGRSGAVAGHWQHWWAMRDPAALLVAQEPWAATAPDAWEMQVAGAILAHPGSILVGHGYGAVVAARLLTHWPQLQVAGALLVAPAGPEASPLPEGRITVPALLVASRNDPHLPFAAAMRQARLWGAEPVDIGPAGHVDAEAGYGPWPEGIELRDGLLAGLAVNARGLRTRLVP, encoded by the coding sequence ATGACCAAGACACTCATTATCCCGGGCCGCAGCGGCGCGGTGGCGGGCCATTGGCAGCATTGGTGGGCGATGCGCGACCCCGCCGCACTGCTGGTGGCGCAAGAGCCCTGGGCCGCCACCGCCCCGGACGCCTGGGAGATGCAGGTGGCGGGCGCGATCCTGGCGCATCCGGGGTCGATCCTGGTGGGACATGGCTATGGCGCGGTCGTGGCGGCGCGGCTGCTGACCCATTGGCCACAACTGCAGGTCGCGGGGGCGCTGCTGGTCGCGCCGGCTGGCCCCGAGGCCAGCCCCCTGCCCGAAGGCCGCATCACCGTGCCGGCGCTGCTGGTCGCCAGCCGCAACGATCCGCACCTGCCCTTTGCCGCAGCGATGCGTCAGGCGCGGCTCTGGGGCGCGGAGCCGGTGGATATCGGCCCTGCCGGCCATGTCGATGCAGAGGCCGGCTATGGCCCCTGGCCCGAGGGGATCGAGCTCCGCGACGGGCTGCTGGCCGGCCTGGCCGTCAACGCGCGGGGCCTGCGCACCCGGCTTGTACCCTGA
- a CDS encoding ABC transporter permease has protein sequence MTDTSPAKGPRRRSPPYWLGLLPFTAFALLFLILPTMQIVFGAFQTPEGRLTLANLRGLNDPSILSAYWTSIKLGLVTAAIGCLIGFSVAAAVVLGGLPRWIRGPLLTFSGVASNFAGVPLAFAFLATIGPVGLITVFLRTNLGVDLRTLGFNLLSFNGLVLTYLFFQIPLMILIITPALDGLKREWREAASMLGASGLQYWRMVALPILFPSLLGTFALLFANSFGAIATAFALTGPQLNIVPIKLFAQIRGDVLGNPHLGYALAFGMIVITGVANGLYIWLRVRSERWLK, from the coding sequence ATGACCGATACCTCGCCCGCCAAAGGCCCCCGCCGGCGTAGCCCGCCCTACTGGCTGGGCCTGTTGCCGTTCACGGCCTTTGCGCTGCTGTTCCTGATCCTGCCGACGATGCAGATCGTGTTCGGCGCGTTCCAGACACCGGAAGGCAGGCTGACGCTGGCCAACCTGCGCGGCCTGAACGACCCCTCTATCCTGTCGGCCTACTGGACCTCGATCAAGCTGGGGCTCGTCACCGCCGCCATTGGCTGCCTCATCGGCTTTTCGGTGGCGGCAGCCGTGGTTCTGGGCGGGTTGCCCCGCTGGATCCGCGGCCCGCTACTGACCTTCTCGGGCGTTGCCTCCAACTTCGCCGGGGTGCCGCTGGCCTTTGCCTTTCTGGCGACCATCGGGCCCGTCGGCCTGATAACCGTGTTCCTGCGCACCAACCTTGGCGTCGATCTGCGGACGCTTGGCTTCAATCTGCTGTCGTTCAACGGACTGGTGCTGACCTATCTGTTCTTCCAGATCCCGCTGATGATCCTCATCATCACCCCGGCGCTGGATGGGCTGAAGCGCGAATGGCGCGAGGCGGCAAGCATGCTGGGGGCCTCGGGCCTGCAATACTGGCGCATGGTGGCGCTGCCGATCCTGTTTCCGTCGCTGCTGGGCACCTTCGCACTGCTGTTCGCCAATTCCTTCGGCGCCATCGCAACCGCCTTCGCGCTGACCGGCCCGCAACTGAACATCGTGCCGATCAAGCTGTTCGCGCAGATCCGCGGCGATGTTCTGGGCAACCCGCATCTGGGCTATGCGCTGGCCTTCGGCATGATCGTCATCACCGGCGTGGCCAACGGGCTCTACATCTGGCTTCGGGTGCGCAGCGAAAGGTGGCTGAAATGA
- a CDS encoding glucan biosynthesis protein has translation MRLPAPFRQTVRLLPLLRLSALALLALPLAAAAETLTPVAAESAAPFTPALAAPQPFSFELLAARAQAMAAAPYQPPQVAQPEVLERIDYDAHWRIRFHPEATVTVGDVPVQFFHLGTYFRNPVKMSVVEGDQSREVVYDPRFFDMPEDSPARALTRGAGFAGFRLMRPDLKTDWISFLGGAYFRTDGALHQYGLSARGVALNTGMSIPEEFPRFTEFYIEHPADGSVDVVIHALMDGPSVTGAYRMKIVNTEGKGQVMEISSRLFFRAPVERLGIGPLTSMYWYSETNRVLGFDWRPEVHDTDGLMMVMGNGEQIWRPLNNPPRVVTSSFYGQDIKGFGLIQRDRNYANYEDDGVFYDKRPAVWIEPLSGWGKGAVQLVEIPTNDEIYDNIVAFWNPAEQPQAGSALQFDYRLHWGIDAPVESPLARTVATRIGAGGVPGHPRPAGQLKLVVDFEGAAVKGLGQQDGVTPEITLPEGVKLVQAYALPVVGTDRWRLIFDIAAPGVETVDIRAYLSRNGTPLTETWLGQVQPAQYDRAR, from the coding sequence TTGCGCCTTCCCGCCCCGTTCCGCCAGACCGTGCGCCTCTTGCCCCTGCTGCGCCTCTCGGCGCTGGCCCTGCTGGCGCTGCCCCTCGCCGCCGCTGCCGAGACGCTGACGCCCGTTGCGGCGGAAAGCGCCGCGCCCTTTACCCCCGCGCTGGCAGCGCCGCAGCCCTTCTCGTTCGAGCTGCTGGCCGCGCGCGCGCAGGCGATGGCCGCCGCGCCCTATCAGCCGCCCCAGGTGGCGCAGCCCGAGGTGCTGGAGCGGATCGACTATGACGCGCATTGGCGCATCCGCTTCCACCCCGAGGCGACCGTCACCGTCGGCGACGTGCCGGTGCAGTTCTTCCATCTCGGCACCTATTTCCGCAACCCGGTGAAGATGAGCGTGGTCGAGGGCGACCAGTCGCGCGAGGTGGTCTATGATCCGCGCTTCTTCGACATGCCCGAGGACAGCCCTGCCCGCGCCCTGACCCGGGGTGCCGGCTTTGCCGGGTTCCGGCTGATGCGCCCGGATCTCAAGACGGACTGGATCAGCTTCCTTGGCGGTGCCTATTTCCGCACCGATGGCGCGCTGCACCAATACGGGCTCTCGGCCCGCGGCGTGGCATTGAACACCGGCATGTCGATCCCCGAGGAGTTCCCCCGCTTCACCGAATTCTACATCGAACACCCCGCCGACGGCTCTGTCGACGTGGTGATCCATGCGCTGATGGACGGGCCCTCAGTCACCGGCGCCTACCGGATGAAGATCGTGAACACCGAGGGCAAGGGCCAGGTCATGGAGATCTCCAGCCGCCTGTTCTTCCGCGCCCCGGTGGAACGGCTGGGGATCGGCCCGCTGACCTCGATGTACTGGTACTCGGAAACCAATCGGGTGCTTGGCTTCGACTGGCGCCCCGAGGTGCATGATACCGACGGTCTGATGATGGTGATGGGCAATGGCGAGCAGATCTGGCGCCCGCTGAACAACCCGCCGCGCGTCGTCACCTCCAGCTTCTACGGGCAGGACATCAAGGGCTTCGGCCTGATCCAGCGCGACCGGAACTATGCCAATTACGAAGATGACGGGGTGTTCTACGACAAACGCCCCGCAGTCTGGATCGAGCCGCTGTCGGGCTGGGGCAAGGGCGCGGTGCAACTGGTCGAGATCCCCACCAATGACGAGATCTATGACAATATCGTCGCCTTCTGGAACCCGGCCGAACAGCCGCAGGCCGGCAGTGCGCTGCAGTTCGACTATCGCCTGCACTGGGGCATCGACGCGCCGGTGGAAAGCCCGCTGGCACGCACCGTTGCCACCCGCATCGGCGCCGGCGGCGTTCCCGGCCATCCGCGCCCGGCGGGCCAGCTGAAGCTGGTGGTGGATTTCGAGGGGGCCGCGGTCAAGGGGCTTGGCCAGCAGGACGGGGTCACGCCCGAGATCACGCTGCCCGAAGGGGTGAAGCTGGTGCAGGCCTATGCGCTGCCGGTGGTGGGTACCGATCGCTGGAGGCTGATCTTCGACATCGCCGCCCCCGGCGTCGAGACGGTGGACATCCGCGCCTATCTCTCGCGCAACGGCACGCCGCTGACCGAAACCTGGCTCGGCCAGGTGCAGCCCGCCCAATACGACCGCGCCCGCTGA
- a CDS encoding ABC transporter ATP-binding protein → MAFLKIEHLEKSFGTTRVVKDFDLEIEKGEFISLLGPSGCGKTTVLRMVAGFETPSTGAIIIDGKDVVALRPSQRNIGMVFQAYALFPNLTVGENVAFGLKIKGIGKDEREARVQEMLAMIGLPDLSSRYPFQLSGGQQQRVALARALAVQPQVLLLDEPLSALDAKIRVSLRTQIREIQRELGITTLFVTHDQEEALSISDRIVVMNGGVAEQVGAPFEIYNRPSTRFVAQFVGTLNLIEADVIEPASGTVRIGTTEISLGRPLYPGRVTLACRPEAVSLGAAEGRSLVLHAEIGEVHFLGAVIRVQARTGRTSLSLDTFNRPDTPPPAAGDRVQVSISPADLLVLEA, encoded by the coding sequence ATGGCCTTTCTGAAGATCGAGCATCTGGAGAAATCCTTTGGCACGACCCGCGTCGTCAAGGATTTCGACCTCGAGATCGAAAAGGGCGAGTTCATCTCGCTGCTTGGCCCCTCGGGCTGTGGCAAGACCACGGTGTTGCGGATGGTGGCGGGGTTCGAGACGCCCTCGACGGGGGCGATCATCATCGACGGCAAGGACGTGGTCGCCCTGCGTCCCAGCCAGCGCAATATCGGCATGGTGTTCCAGGCCTATGCGCTGTTCCCGAACCTGACGGTCGGGGAAAACGTCGCCTTCGGGCTGAAGATCAAGGGTATCGGCAAGGACGAGCGCGAGGCGCGGGTGCAAGAGATGCTGGCGATGATCGGCCTGCCCGACCTTAGCAGCCGCTATCCGTTCCAGCTCTCCGGCGGACAGCAGCAGCGGGTGGCGCTGGCCCGCGCGCTGGCGGTGCAGCCGCAGGTGCTGCTGCTGGATGAACCGCTGTCGGCGCTGGATGCCAAGATCCGCGTCAGCCTGCGCACCCAGATCCGCGAGATCCAGCGCGAGCTGGGGATCACCACCCTTTTCGTGACCCATGACCAGGAAGAGGCGCTGTCGATCTCGGACCGGATCGTGGTGATGAATGGCGGGGTCGCCGAGCAGGTCGGCGCGCCGTTCGAGATCTACAACCGCCCCTCCACCCGCTTCGTCGCGCAGTTCGTCGGCACGCTGAACCTGATCGAGGCGGATGTGATCGAACCCGCCAGCGGCACGGTGCGGATCGGCACCACCGAGATCAGCCTCGGCCGCCCGCTGTATCCCGGTCGGGTGACACTGGCCTGTCGGCCCGAGGCGGTCAGCCTTGGCGCCGCCGAAGGCCGCTCGCTGGTGCTGCATGCGGAAATCGGCGAGGTGCATTTTCTGGGTGCGGTGATCCGGGTTCAGGCCCGTACAGGCCGCACCAGCCTGTCGCTGGACACCTTCAACCGCCCCGACACCCCACCGCCAGCCGCGGGCGACAGGGTGCAGGTCTCGATCTCGCCCGCCGATCTTCTGGTGCTCGAAGCGTAG
- a CDS encoding ABC transporter permease — protein sequence MKRLWAWVALGVGLLYFFLPLLGMTEFSLKMRRGEYSFDAYAKVLADPRFQETFSYSVMMALFTIVFGVLLVVPTAYWVRLKLPWARPYIEFVTLLPLVIPAIVIVFGYIRLYNTSSWLPLTGTATGTNVLLMFGYATLALPYMYRAVDTGLRTIDIATLTEAAQSLGASWTTIMARVILPNVLVAVLSGAFLTFAIVIGEFTMAALLNRPAFGPYMQILGANRAYEPAALAVIAFAITWACMGLIQLVTRLSKHTRAQR from the coding sequence ATGAAGCGTCTCTGGGCATGGGTCGCGCTTGGCGTCGGCCTGCTGTACTTCTTCCTGCCGCTGCTGGGGATGACCGAATTCTCGCTGAAGATGCGGCGCGGCGAATACTCGTTCGACGCCTATGCCAAGGTGCTGGCGGATCCGCGGTTTCAGGAAACCTTCAGCTATTCGGTGATGATGGCGCTGTTCACCATCGTGTTCGGCGTGCTGCTGGTGGTGCCGACCGCCTATTGGGTGCGCCTGAAGCTGCCCTGGGCGCGGCCCTATATCGAGTTCGTCACCCTGCTGCCGCTGGTCATCCCGGCCATCGTGATCGTGTTCGGCTATATCCGGCTTTACAACACCTCCAGCTGGCTGCCGCTGACCGGCACCGCCACCGGCACCAATGTGCTGCTGATGTTCGGCTATGCCACGCTGGCGCTGCCCTACATGTACCGGGCGGTGGACACCGGGCTGCGCACCATCGACATCGCCACCCTGACCGAGGCCGCGCAAAGCCTGGGGGCAAGCTGGACGACGATCATGGCGCGGGTGATCCTGCCCAATGTGCTGGTCGCGGTGCTGTCGGGGGCTTTCCTGACCTTCGCCATCGTCATCGGCGAGTTCACGATGGCGGCGCTGCTGAACCGTCCGGCCTTCGGCCCCTACATGCAGATCCTCGGCGCCAACCGTGCCTATGAACCTGCCGCGCTGGCGGTGATCGCCTTTGCCATAACCTGGGCCTGCATGGGCCTGATCCAGCTGGTCACCCGGCTTTCCAAACACACGAGGGCGCAACGCTGA